The proteins below come from a single Cololabis saira isolate AMF1-May2022 chromosome 2, fColSai1.1, whole genome shotgun sequence genomic window:
- the LOC133418951 gene encoding putative nuclease HARBI1, which translates to MVSPHIRRATRCNFALSPEVQLLAALRFYAVGSFLEVVGDGTGLSKASVSRSVAAVTSILLHHARAHIQLPTTREEIRQAVVDPEGLITDIVARWPGGTHDSYVFVNSAVGQKAAREEFGWSFLLGDSGYPLRSYLVTPLTNLATPAEERFNEAHTDTRTHIKRMFGRWKSRFRCIHCSSGGLRLSPTKSCGVIVVTAMLHNMAVRAGADEPPPLDEDEDSEDDDAPPLVPGPPNDARAALHQAGVHRRQELIDLFF; encoded by the exons ATGGTGTCTCCACATATCCGGAGGGCAACCCGGTGCAATTTCGCCCTGAGCCCGGAGGTCCAGTTACTGGCTGCACTGCGTTTTTacgcagtggggagcttcctggaggtggtgggggacggcacCGGACTGAGCAAGGCGTCGGTGTCACGGAGTGTGGCAGCCGTGACATCGATCCTCCTGCACCATGCCCGAGCGCACATCCAGTTGCCCACCACAAGGGAGGAGATCCGCCAG GCGGTGGTGGACCCCGAGGGCCTGATAACGGACATCGTTGCTAGGTGGCCGGGGGGCACCCATGACAGCTACGTGTTTGTCAACTCGGCTGTGGGGCAGAAGGCTGCTAGGGAGGAGTTTGGCTGGAGCTTCCTCCTTGGGGACAGCGGCTACCCTCTCCGCAGCTACCTGGTGACCCCTTTGACCAACCTGGCAACACCAGCGGAGGAGAGGTTTAATGAGGCGCACACAGACACTAGGACCCACATCAAACGGATGTTTGGCAGGTGGAAGTCACGGTTCCGTTGTATCCATTGTTCATCGGGGGGGCTGCGCCTGTCACCTACCAAGAGTTGTGGTGTCATCGTAGTCACCGCCATGCTCCACAACATGGCTGTGCGCGCCGGAGCAGATGAGCCGCCTCCCTTGGATGAGGACGAGGATTCTGAAGATGACGATGCCCCACCTCTGGTCCCTGGACCTCCGAACGATGCCCGAGCAGCACTCCACCAAGCCGGTGTCCACAGAAGACAGGAGCTCATTGACCTGTTTTTCTGA